A portion of the Salarias fasciatus chromosome 15, fSalaFa1.1, whole genome shotgun sequence genome contains these proteins:
- the slc22a16 gene encoding solute carrier family 22 member 16 has product MTVERIFDELGHFKRFQACLYFAAAFQAIACGIHYLASVFLVETPNFVCGVPGNITHVLYGNMTGSSLEEILPVFKSGPVVVKTADGEQWELSRCRSALRIEPADFTYDFHGNKTVSACAGKFVFDHSEVRQNIVTDWDLVCDREWLAKLCQPTFMLGVLIGALVFGDVADRVGRVRILMFTSLSQFVLGVLVAFSGNYYLFMVLRFLLAMVSSGYLVVVFVYVTEFTGSKVRTWTSMHVHAHFAVGVMVVALTGYLVRVWWIYQIILSTCTSPFLLFCWKFPETPFYLLTKGRYKDAQALLDAMARFNGLECRLKAEQLMEIEKSDKAAALLEQEAEGQPAQPEKKLSILDLFGSWRMAGRTCTVWSIWFIGSLGYYVFSLGSVSLGGNQYMNLFLVGAVELPSYMVGCFAMDRIGRRMTCAPALLLAGVTCILIIVVPEIEALAIALSMIGKFAIAIAFGLIYLYTCELYPTIIRSLAVGTGSMMCRVGSVVAPFCVYLADVWQYLPQVIVGILAFIIGVLTLLLPETLGQPLTNTLEEAESLGRKPKTKQSPLRNRDAEDGLEMKP; this is encoded by the exons ATTTCAGGCTTGTCTGTATTTTGCAGCAGCCTTTCAGGCCATAGCATGCGGAATCCACTACCTTGCCTCTGTCTTCCTGGTGGAGACTCCAAACTTTGTGTGCGGCGTTCCCGGCAACATCACCCACGTCCTGTACGGAAACATGACCgggtccagcctggaggagatccTGCCGGTCTTCAAAAGCGGACCCGTGGTGGTGAAGACGGCGGACGGGGAGCAGTGGGAGCTCAGCCGCTGCCGTAGTGCACTACGCATCGAGCCGGCGGACTTCACCTATGACTTTCACGGCAACAAAACCGTGAGCGCCTGCGCCGGGAAGTTTGTTTTCGACCACAGCGAAGTTCGGCAGAACATCGTGACGGACTGGGACTTGGTGTGTGACCGAGAGTGGCTGGCCAAGCTGTGTCAGCCCACCTTCATGCTGGGCGTGCTGATCGGAGCGCTGGTGTTCGGGGACGTTGCTGACAG AGTTGGTCGCGTTAGGATTCTGATGTTCACCAGCCTCTCTCAGTTTGTGCTCGGGGTGCTGGTCGCCTTCTCAGGAAACTACTATTTGTTTATGGTGCTCCGCTTTCTTCTCGCAATG GTGTCCAGCGGATACTTGGTGGTGGTGTTTGTCTACGTGACAGAGTTCACCGGAAGCAAGGTGCGCACCTGGACCTccatgcacgtgcacgcacacttTGCCGTTGGCGTCATGGTGGTGGCTCTGACCGGGTACCTGGTGCGGGTCTGGTGGATCTACCAGATCATCCTCTCCACCTGCACCTCTCCCTTCCTGCTCTTCTGCTGGAAGTTCCCCGAGACGCCCTTCTACTTGTTGACAAAGGGCCGCTACAAGGATGCTCAGGCCCTGCTGGACGCCATGGCGCGTTTCAACGGGCTGGAATGCCGGCTGAAGgcagagcagctgatggagatcGAGAAGAGCGACAAGGCCGccgctctgctggagcaggaggcggagggcCAGCCGGCACAGCCGGAGAAGAAGCTGTCCATCCTGGACCTGTTTGGCAGCTGGAGGATGGCGGGCCGTACGTGCACGGTGTGGTCCATCTGGTTTATCGGCAGCCTGGGCTACTACGTCTTCTCTCTGGGTTCGGTCAGCCTGGGAGGAAATCAGTACATGAACCTCTTCCTTGTTG GTGCCGTGGAGTTGCCCTCCTACATGGTTGGCTGCTTCGCCATGGACCGGATCGGGAGGAGGATGACTTGTGCTCCGGCTCTGCTCCTGGCCGGGGTGACTTGTATACTCATCATCGTGGTTCCT GAAATAGAAGCCCTGGCTATCGCCCTCAGCATGATTGGAAAGTTTGCCATCGCCATTGCCTTTGGCCTCATCTACCTGTACACCTGTGAGCTCTATCCAACAATAATCAG GTCTCTGGCAGTCGGTACTGGCAGCATGATGTGCCGTGTCGGCAGCGTGGTTGCACCTTTCTGCGTGTATCTAGCTGATGTCTGGCAGTACCTACCTCAA GTCATTGTGGGAATCCTGGCTTTCATCATCGGAGTGCTGACGTTGTTGTTGCCAGAGACTTTGGGTCAACCTCTGACAAACACCTTAGAAGAGGCCGAATCTCTGGGACGAAAGCCCAAGACGAAGCAGTCTCCCCTGAGGAATCGAGACGCCGAGGACGGGCTGGAGATGAAACCATAA